In Beijerinckiaceae bacterium, the sequence AGCATGCTCCTGCCGGCCCCGGTGTCTATCGGATGATCGGGGCCGACAATGAAGTTCTCTATGTCGGGAAGGCAAAAAGCGTCCGCAACCGGATCGCAAGCTACCTACGCCCGTCCGGCCATACCAATCGCATCGCCCGAATGATCGCCCTGACGGCGTCCATGGTCTTCGTCTCGACCGAAACCGAGACCGAGGCGTTGCTCCTCGAAACCAATTACATCAAGCAGATGAAGCCGCGCTTCAATGTGTTGATGCGCGACGACAAATCGTTTCCTTATATTCTTTTGACCGGCGACCATGCGGCGCCGCAAATCACCAAACATCGTGGGGCGCGCAACCAGAAAGGCGATTATTTCGGCCCGTTCGCGAGCGTCTGGGCCGTCAATCGAACCTTGAACGCTCTGCAGCGCGCGTTTCTCCTGCGGTCCTGTTCGGACAGTTATTACGCCAACCGCACCCGGCCCTGTCTGCTCTTCCAGATCAAGCGGTGTTCGGCACCCTGCACCGGCGAGATCGATGAGGCGAGTTATGCCGAACTTGTGCGCGAGGCGCGCGCGTTCCTCTCGGGCAAGAGCCGCGCCGTCCGCGACCAGCTCGCGGCGGAAATGGCGCAGGCTGCGGAGATGATGGAGTTCGAACGCGCCGCGCGGCTGCGGGATAGGATTGCCGCGCTCTCCGCGATCCAGGGATCTCAGGGCGTCAATCCAAAGACTGTCGAAGAGGCCGATGTCTTTGCCATCGTCGAACAAGCCGGACAGTTTTGCGTCGAGGTGTTTTTCTTCCGGACCTTTCAGAACTGGGGCAATCGCGCCTATTTCCCCCGCGCCGACAAGAGCCTCACGCCGGAAGAAGTGCTCGATTCCTTTTTGGCGCAATTTTACGCCGACATCCCGCCGCCACGTCTCATTCTGCTCTCCCATGCGATCGAAAATCGCGGGATCCTCGAACAGGCCCTATGCGAGCGGTTTGGGCGAAAAATCGAGATCGGCGTGCCTCAGCGGGGAGAAAAAAAGGAACTGGTCGAGCAGGCCCGGCAGAATGCGCGCGAGGCCTTGGGCCGGAAACTCTCCGAGACCGCCTCTCAAGAGAAGCTTCTAGCCGCTTTGGTTCAGCCTTTCGGCCTGTCCGGCGTGCCGCGACGGATCGAAGTCTATGACAATTCGCATGTGATGGGCACCAATGCGGTCGGGGCGATGGTCGTGGCGGGTCCGGCAGGGTTCATGAAAACGCATTACCGGACGTTCAACATAAAGGACAATGATCTCACCCCTGGCGATGATTACGGGATGATGCGGGAAGTTCTGCGGCGGCGGTTCGCGAGACTTGTCAAGGACGAGGCAGCCGGAACCGAAGGCTTGGGGGATTTGCCGGATGACCTGAACGGCGGCGAAACCGAAGACGATAGCGCGGCCAGCTTTCCGAACCGGCCCGATCTGATCCTGATCGACGGGGGCCAAGGACAATTCGATGCCGCGCGAAAAGTCTTGAGCGACCTCGGCGTCACCGGCGTGGCCGTCGCGGCAATCGCCAAAGGACCCGACCGCAACGCCGGGCGGGAAAGCTTTTATGTCGACGGCAAGGAGCCGTTCAAGCTGTCGCCGCGCGATCCGGCGCTCTATTTTGTCCAGCGTCTGCGCGACGAGGCCCATCGTTTCGCAATCGGAACCCACCGGGCGCGCCGTAAAAAGGAGTTCACAAAAAGCCCTTTGGACGAGATTCAAGGGATCGGGCCGGCCCGGAAACGGGCGCTCTTGCACGCCTTTGGCACGGCCAAGGCCATTTCGCGGGCGACCTTGTCCGATTTCGAGAAAGTCCCGGGCATAAACGCTGCCACTGCGCGACTCGTCTATGATTTTTTTCACGAACGTGGCAGATAATAGAATTATTATACGTCTTCGGCGCCGCCCCGCCTCTATGCCAGCGGGCTGGAATCTGCGACACCATCTCGGAAAGAGTGTTCCCCGACCATGGCGATCACAACCGTATCGAGAAATCTGGGCGTGGCCTGGAACGTGCCTAATATCCTGACCTATGGGCGGGTGGCGGTTGTCCCGGTCGTCGTCGGCTGCCTTTTTTGGCCCGAAATCGACGGAATGCGCTGGATCGCGCTCGGTTTTTTCATTGCCGCCGCGATTACGGATTTTCTCGATGGGTATCTGGCGCGGGCCCTCTCGCAGCAGTCGAGCCTTGGCCAGATGCTCGACCCGATCGCGGACAAGCTGCTGGTTTCGGCCGTGCTGATGATGCTTGTTGCGGACCATACAATCGCCAGCTATTCGCTTTCCGCCGCGATCATCATTCTGTGCCGGGAAATCCTGGTTTCCGGGCTCCGCGAGTTTCTGGCCGAGCTAAAGGTCTCGATCCCGGTGAGCAAAGTCGCGAAGTGGAAAACCACGCTGCAACTTGCCGCTCTTGGGTTTCTGATCGCCGGCCCCTCGGGCGATGAAATCATTCCGGGCGTGACCAAGGCCGGCTTGGTACTTCTGTGGCTGTCCGCCTTGCTCACGCTCTACACGGGCTGGGACTATTTGAAGGCCGGCCTGAAGGAAATGATCAACGAATGATTCGGTTTGATGTTTCATCAAACGCCCAAGAGTAAGCTTATGAAAGCCCTTTATTTCGCCTGGGTGCGCGAACGCATCGGCAAAGCCGAAGAGGAAATCGCGCCGCCTGCCGGCATCAACACGGTCGCTGACCTCATGAACTGGTTGAGCGGCAAGGGCGAAAATTATGCCGCCGCCTTTGAAAACATGAAGACCCTTCGAGCCGCCCTCGACCACACGCATGTCAAGCATGACACGCCGATCGCAAACGCGCGGGAAATTGCCTTCTTCCCCCCGATGACCGGAGGATGAGGGCATGAGCGCCCGGATCGTCGTGCGCGTTCAAAAGGAAATTTTCGATATCGAAGCGGAAGCGTCCGCCTTGACGCGAGGCCGCACCGACATTGGCGCGCTGGTGACTTTTACCGGATTCTGCCGCGACGAAAATGGGGCGCTGACCGCGCTCGAGATCGAGCATTATCCCGGCATGGCGGAAGCGGAAATCACCCGCGTCGTGAACGAGGCGACCGCGCGCTGGCCGCTGGAAGGTGTCGTGGCCCTCCATCGCTATGGGCTGATCCGACCGGGCGAGCCCATTGTTCTTGTGGCCACCGCGAGCCTGCATCGCGGCGAAGCTTTTTTGGCGGCATCTTTTCTCATGGATTTTCTGAAGACCGAAGCGCCGTTCTGGAAGAAGCAGCATTTGGCGGATCAAACCTCCGGCGATTGGGTCGCGGCCAAAGCGCAGGACGATGCCGCCGCGCAAAAATGGCGGGTGTGAGAGTTTTTATTAGGTGATTTGAATTTCAGCTTGCCGAGTTTTGGGCGCTAAGCTGGCGTTGCCACAACGACCGCTCAACCCCAAAAGCCGAATCCGGGGCCTTCAGAATTACAGAACAAATACCAGCAGCCAACACAGGTTGCAGTGGCTTGAGTCGGTAGGCTCGTTACGTCCACGCAGCCGGATGTTGGTCGTATTGTTCCGAACATCCTGGCACCACCGATGAGCTATCCGGGACCGAGCCTCCAAGTAGGTTTTGGCGTGCCGTGCCGCCTTGGTTTTCATTGAGCTCAAGCTTATGCCCCAAAACCGCCCGGTGATTCGCGAATTGTCGAGCAAATGTTTTTAGTGCATATCTAGGTCGAATCACGTCTCGCCTCATACAAAAACTGTCTCACTATATAAATTCACCTTATATATCAGCACTTTATGATTAAGCTATATATACACCAACAAATCTATCTTAGACACAGACATACATTATAATACGCCGCCCTTGCAATTATTGGTTCTTCTGCCTACATTCTTCGGCAATCGAGAACAAGCTGCGAGGTAGAAAAGATGCAAGTCGAGAGCAATGAAGAACTGTACTCGGTGTCCATTAAGGGCAACGGCATCACGATTGAAAAGAGCGTCGCCTCCCATTTAGCCCGACAAATGATCAATATGATTTTGGGCGGCACAACCACGTATGGGTCTGTATCTCCGCAAGAACCGTTGGTATCCGGGAATCGCACTTCGGGGACTAGCACTGCTCCCCCCCCGGGCGGTGGTAGAACGTCGCTTCGAGAATTCCTTGACGAAAGCCAAGCAACCCGGAACCCCGACAAAATCACCGCCATCGCCGAATATCTAATCGCACATGAAGGAACAGAATCTTTTACGCGAGATGACATCAAGGGGCGGTTTCGCACGGCTGGTGAGGCGGCTCCAGCCAATTTCCCGAGAGACTTCACATGGGCTGTCAAAAATGGGTGGATTGCGGAGGACCCCAAGTCGCCCGGCTCATTCTACGTCACGAAGAAAGGCCGCACCGCAATCGAGAACAAGTTCTCAGACGAAGTTAGGAAAGCGACAGCAAAGCCGAGCACCCGAAAGCGCTTGCGAAAGGCGGGAAGCACGCCGTCTGCGGAGGATGATGCTAAATGAACCAGAAATTACATTTGGCGCGATTCAGCGGAATTCGAGATTCCGCCCTTGTCGATCCGCATACCCTCTCCGATGATCGGCTGAAGGTTCTCTGGGTGCTTGCCACAACCAAGGACGATCCGGAGCTGGCGTATATGACGCCAGCACAAATCGCAGACATCCTCTGCGACGGAGAGGGGATACACATGCCGCGCCAGCGGGCCGCTGGTATTCTCCAACAGGAAAGCGGGGCAGTCACGAGAAAACGCCATAAAGGTCGAAATTTATATAAGATTATGAGACAGGGCGTTGAAGAACTCGCCCCCGCTTCGCTCTCCTCTACCTATGTCGATCCGGAGCAGGCACTGACCCAAATTCGGAGAATGGAAGAGATTCTGGCCACGCTTAAGGGAGATCTAAAAGTCTGCGATCCCTACATAGAGAATAAAACAATCGACTTCCTGGCGGAATGCAGATCTTCGTCATCTATACGACTCCTAACATCAAACGTATTAAAGGAATCAAAACTCCGGCGTGATCTGGCGGCATATGAAAAGGAGCACCCCAGTAAAATTGAGATCAAAATCTCACCGAACGGCATGCTGCATGATCGTTACATCCTTCATAAGGAAGGCATGCTGCTGTTAGGGACGAGTTTGAATGGCTTTGCGAAGAAACAGTCTTTTTTGGTTTCACTTGGCCCAGACATCAGAGCTGCCACGGAGATAGCATTTAACCGGGTGTGGGCCTCAGCGACAAAATTTTAATGGTCGGTATGACATGAACACGTAACTTGTGGATCAGAAGGAAAGTGCTCCATCTGAGCAGTATTTTCTCGCGGTGGCTCAGCCTTTCTTCTCCCAGCGCCCATTGTCCCCCTGCTGCCAATAGGTCAGCGCAAAGCCCAAATCCTTCAACTTTTTCCATTGTTCCTGCGCCAGCAAAAGTTCCTCCTCATTGTTGCCGTCGAACAGAGCAATCGCACGGACATAAGCCGGGTCGGCCCCCGCGAGCGCCTTTGTCATATCCACCCCCTCGACAAACAGCCGGAGCGCGGCGCCATTGGGATTTTCGACATCCGTCGTCAGATAGACCGGCTGGAGTTCGGCGTCGCCATCGCGCGCCCGTCCATGCGCGAGAAAGCTCGCATCCGAATAGGTCCAGAGCGACTGATCGAGCGCATCGAGCCGTTCGTCGCTGTTGGCCTGAACGACGACACGCCAGCCCTTTTCCAGCGATTTCTCGACGAGGTGGGGCAGGACGTTTTCAAGGGGTTGGCGCTGCAGATGGTAAAACCAGACCTCAGTCATTCAAAAACCCGCTGTCCGTTCAGGCATGCTGGGAGGAGGAAAATACTACGCCCGCACCCCTCCCCTAATCTTTCACTTGCACCGGGCCCGCACAAGTAAGATCCTCCGCCTCGACAGCCGGGGATTCACATGCTTTCACGCCGCAGTTTCGTCAGCCTCGCCCTCGCCTCGGGCGCCACCACTTTCGCACGTGCAGGGACCACGGACTCTGCGCCAACAATATTGCGGATCGAGCGCCGCACCCTTGAGGTCAATGGCAAGGCCGCATCGGTGTTCGGCCTCCAACAGCCGGACGGAAGCTTCGGGATCACCACCGAAGTCGGCAAGCCGTTCCGCGTGCATCTCGAAAACCACATCGACAGGCCAAGTCTGATCCACTGGCACGGCCTGACGCCACCCTGGGAAGAGGATGGTGTGGCAGGGGTCTCCGCTGCATCGATTCCACCCGGCGGCAGCGCCGACTATGATTTCCAGCTTCCCTTCGGCGGCACCTTTTGGATGCATTCGCATTACGGGCTTCAGGAGCAGAGTCTGATGTCCGCGCCTCTGATCATACATGACGCCAGCGATAAGGCCGATCAACAGGAAGTGGTCATGATGCTGGCCGACTTCAGTTTCACGCCGCCCGAACAGATTTTTGAACAGCTTCGGAAGGGCGGCGCTTTGGCGCGCGCGCATATACACCACATGGCGATGTCCGCGGAGGAAATGGCGGCCATGCCGCAAATGGCGGCACCTCCAACGGAAAGCAAACCGGACTTGAACGATGTGAAATATGACGCCTTTCTTGCCAATGATCGCACGCTCGCCGACCCGCAAATTGTGAAAGTTGAACAAGGCGGCCACGTGCGGCTGCGTGTCATCAATGGCTCGTCGATGAGCAACTATCATATTGATCTCGGACCTTTGGACGGCGACCTCATCGCCGTTGACGGCCTCCCCATCGTCCCCGTGCGCGGCCGTATTTTCCCCATCGCAGTCGCGCAAAGACTCGATATTATGCTCACTTTTCCGCAACCCGCCGGCGCTTATCCGATTCTCGCGAAGCTTGAAGGCGAGCGTCAACAGACGGGCATTATTCTTCGCGCGGGCGCAGCCGAGGTTACGAAAATCCCGGAGACCGCCGAGGCCGCCACGCCGCCACTCACGCTCGACCTTGAAAGCAGGCTGCAGGCGGCCACGCCGCTGAAGCCACGCATGCCAAACCTCCGCTACACATTGAACCTGACCGGCTCGATGGAAGGCTATCAGTGGTCGATCAATGATGTCGTCTGGAGTCCAGACGCCCCGCCGCTTGGTCTTGTCAAGGGCGACCGCGTCGAGCTGATTTTAGTCAACCGCACGAATATGCCCCATCCGATGCATCTGCATGGACACCCGTTCCAGGTCGTGGCCATCGGCGGCAATCGCTTCGCGGGCGCCTTGCGCGACACGATGCTGGTTCCGGCGAAAACAACCGTGGCGATCGCATTCGATGCCAATAATCCGGGCTTGTGGGCGTTTCATTGCCACCTGCTCTACCATATGGAAGCCGGCATGTTCACGACGTTCCGCTACAGTTAAAGCGGGTGACGCGATGGCTGCCGGGGGCTCACCCCAGGCTGAACCACAAGGTCGCTATTCCCAGGAACGAGCCATAGCCGACCACATCGGTGACGGTCGTCACGAAAGCGCCCGACGACACGGCGGGGTCGATATCATATCGGGCCAGCAATTGCGGGATCAGAATTCCGCCCAGCGCGCCGGCAACAAGATTGGTCAGCATGGCAAGCGCGATCACCACCCCAATGCCGGCCATCCCGAACCAAAGGCCGGCGACCGCACCCGTGATCACTCCAAAAGCGGCGCCGTTCAGCGCGCCGACCATGACTTCGCGGAGAATGATTCGTGCCGCGTTCATGCGGGATAATTCGCGGGTCGCGAGCGCGCGCACCGCGACCGTCATGGTTTGCGTCGCCGCATTGCCGCCTTGGCTCGCGACAATCGGCGCAAGCACGGCGAGCGCCACCATTTTTTGCAGCGATCCTTCGAAAAGCCCCAGCACCGAGGATGCGATAAACGCGGTGATCAGATTGACGAAGAGCCAGGCAAATCGGCTCTTCGCCGTCCACCAGACCGTATCGGAAAGCTCTTCCTCATCGGAGACGCCGCCGAGCGCCTTCACTTCGGCGTCGGCTTCCTCCTGGATGACATCGACGATATCGTCGATGGTGATGACGCCCACGAGGCGCTCGGCTTCATCGACGACCGGCACCGACACAAGATTGTAGCGCTGAAAAATGCGTGCCACTTCCTCGCGGTCGTCGCTTGCTTTGACGCGCCGGCGGTCGGAAGACATGATCTCTTCGAGCTTCGCCGTGCTCCGCGCCCGCAAGAGCGTATCGAGGAAAATATTCCCCAACAGCCGGTAAGCCGGATCGACGATGAAGATTTCGAAGAAGGAGTCCGGGAGTTCTTCCTCGTCGGTGTCGCGCATGACGTTGATGGCATGCCCGGCGCTCCAAAACGGCGGCGCGGTGACGAATGTCGTCTGCATGAGCCGGCCGGCGGAATATTCCGGATAGTCGAGCGAGCGTTGCAGTTGAACCCGGTCCGCCGCCGGCAAAGCATCCAGAATTTCCGCCTGGTCCTCGGGTTCGAGGTCTTCCAAAATGCTGACGGCGTCGTCGCTTTCAAGATCACGGACACCTTCGGCCACGGTCTGGTTCGGCAGTTCCGCGAGGATCTCCTCGCGGATGTGATCGTCCATCTCGGTCAGCGCGGCGAAGTCGAATTCCGAGCCCATCATTTCGATGAGCTTGGGCCGCAGCTCCGGTTCGAGGGAGACGATCAGCAGGCCCAGATCCGCCTCATGCAGGCACCCGGCCAGTGCCTGCAGCTCTGCCGTATTCCCCGTTTCGATGGCGACGGTCACATCGTGCAGGAATTTCGGCACGATCGCGCCATTTTCATCGTAGATCGAAGTCTCGCTCGCGTTTCTGTCCAGGTTTTGCGATTCGGTCTCGGAGCGATCGTCGATATGGGTCATGCGCGATTTTGCCTCTATCAGGAGATAAGGGTTCATAGAACGGTTTCGGGCGGGCGCAATGCCGATTTTTCGGCGCCTGACATGGCACCGTCGCAGGAAGTGAGCTATTAACGAGCATGTACGCGAAGGTGACCCGGATGGCTTGGCAATCAAGCGCAGGCGCGATCGTACTTCTGCCGACCCTTATGCTGCATCCAACAGCGGCAAATACGCCATGTGCACCCGAGGCGCTCGGCGTGAGCCGAACCTTGCCCATCGGTACGGCGGGGGGCCTTCAGGTCGGGCTCAAGACCTACCCCCAGAGTCTGGTTCTGGAAGATCACGAGGTCGTCTTGACCTTCGACGACGGCCCGGCGGCGGAAACCACCCCGGCCATCTTGAACGCCCTGGCCAAGGAATGCGTGAAGGCGACTTTCTTTATCATTGGCCGCAACGCCGAGTCCCTGCCCTCCATCGTCAAGCGGCAAGTCGCTGAAGGTCATACGGTCGGCCACCACAGCTATTCGCATCCCGCCGTGACCTTGCGCCAATTGAGCGAACATGCGGCGCGGGACGAAATTCTGAAAGGCTTCGCCGCCGACGACAAGGCGGCCTATGGCACGGCCGTTGGGGCGCCGCGAGTGCCGTTTTTCCGGTTTCCCGGATTTGCCGACACGCCTCAGCTTGTCGACTGGCTCGCGACCCAAAACGTCGCGGTTTTCGGCGCCGATTTTTGGGCCTCGGACTGGCTGGACATAACGCCCGAGAAAGAGCTCGCCTTGATTTTGGAGCGCCTCGAAAAAGAAAGACGTGGAGTCTTGCTGCTGCACGACACGCGGCATCAGACAGCCGCGATGTTGCCGCAACTTTTGCGGGAAATGAAACAGCGCGGTTTCAAAATCGTCCACATCGTGCCCGGCTCGCAGCCAAACGCAACTCGCGCCGCGCCCGAGGGCTGGACATCCGAGACCGACAAAATCATCGCCGATGTTTTTGCCAAGTCACATCATCACGCCAGGGCCCACAGCCCAGCCAAGAACGGCGCAATGGGAGAAACCAAAGCTCCCGACGCAATGCCGCCCACAAGCGAGCCGAAAGGGCCGCCATCACCGGCTCAATAGAAAACGGTGAGGGCTTGGCTCGCGGCCCTAGAATCTTCGCTTGATAAAATAATCGCTGTCGACGATCGCCAAGGAGCGTCTGCCAAGACAACAGACAATCTTGGTGCGGCCAAGAGGACTCGAACCTCCACTGGTTTCCCAACTAGCACCTCAAGCTAGCGCGTCTACCAATTCCGCCATGGCCGCATTGTCCGCTCGGTGGAAAATCGATCGCACCGGCAGGCGCGTCGTCTAACAAATCGCTGCCAAGGTGGCAAGGCCGTTCCCGGCTCTCTCGGAGATAAAGCGTCTCCTGCGCTGTTTTCCGGGCGTCTTTCCTGCAAGCCCAGCGTTTGTTTCTTGCGGTCTTCCCTGAGGATGCGCATGTTTGCGGCAGCCCGCTAGGATGGGATCATGCCTTTGCGCGAACAAGTGCCTTCCCCCATGCTGCCCCGGCAGACCGCCGTCCCGGTCGAATGGAGCGTTTCACGAGCTCTTGTGCCTTATGAAGAGGCGGTTGCCTTCATGGAAGACCGGGTGGACGCCATTGCCGCCGGCAAGGCCCCGGAACTGGTTTGGCTCATCGAGCATCCCCCCCTCTACACGGCCGGAACTTCTGCGCGGGCGGGCGACCTCCTTGATCCCCGCTTTCCCGTCTACAAGAGCGGGCGTGGCGGCCAATTCACCTATCACGGGCCCGGCCAGCGCATTGCCTATGTGATGCTCAACCTCAATCGTCGAAGCCCCGACCTTCGCGGATTTGTGAATGCTTTGGAAGGCTGGATCATCGCGACCCTGAAAACCTGGAACGTGAAAGCCGAACGGCGCCAGGATCGCATCGGGGTTTGGGTGACACGGCCGGACAAATCGGCCGGAGCCGGAGGAGAAGCTGCCGAGGATAAGATCGCGGCGATTGGAATCAGGGTCAAGCGCTGGGTTTCGTTCCATGGGATTGCGCTGAATGTCGCGCCCGACCTCACTCATTTTTCCGGAATTGTTCCCTGCGGGATCGCCAGCGCTCATTATGGCGTGACAAGTCTCCAAGACCTTGGTCGTTCGCTTGGCATGAGCGAGGTCGACGCGGCGTTGCGCGAACAATTCGAACCGATTTTTGGAAACACCAGCAGGCGCGATGCCGCTTAATTCAGCTCGACGACCAGCCCTTCGTGCAAGGTCACGCGGCGGTCCATGCGCTCAGCCAGCTCCATGTTATGGGTCGCGATCAGGGTCGCAAGCCCTGTTGCCCTGACAATTGCGTCGAGCGCCTCAAAAACAAGGCTGGCGGTTTTCGGATCGAGATTGCCGGTCGGCTCGTCGGCGAGCAACAGACCGGGCCCATTGGCGACCGCGCGCGCGATGGCCACGCGTTGCTGTTCGCCTCCGGACAACTCTGACGGCCTGTGTTTTGCCCGCGCGGAGAGTCCCAGATAGTGGAGCAATTGCTCCGCGCGGGTCTTTGCTTCCCGCGATGAAAGACCGGCGATCATCTGCGGCAACATGACATTTTCGAGCGCCGAAAATTCCGGCAGCAGATGGTGAAACTGATAGACGAAGCCGATCTCGCTACGCCGAAGCGCGGTGCGCGCGTCATCGCCCATGCGCCCTGTCGCTTCGCCCGCGACAAAAACTTCGCCGGCGTCGGGCTTTTCAAGAAGGCCCGCGATATGAAGAAGCGTCGACTTGCCGGCCCCGGAGGGCGCAACCAATGCCACCGATTGCCCACCCCACAGGCAGAAGTCCGCGCCGCGCAAAATCTCAAGCGGAGAGCCCGCCTGATCGTAGCGGCGTTCGACCTTTTCGAGACGAAGCGCGGGGGGAGCCATCGCTATTCGTACCGCAACGCTTCGACGGGATCGAGTTTAGCCGCGCGCCAGGACGGATAAATCGTCGCCAGCACCGAGAGCACGAGCGTCATCGTCACGACCGTTGCGACATCGCCCGGATCGACCACGGATGGCAGCCGCGACAGAAAATAGAGTTCCGCCGGAAACAGGTTTGCATGAAGCAAGTGGTTGAGAATTTGACGCAGGGATTCGACGTTGTTGGCTACGAGCAGGCCGAGGAGAAATCCCGCAAGCGTCCCGGCCACTCCGATCGAAGCGCCCGTGATGAGAAAAATCCGCATGACTCCGCCTTGTGTCGCGCCCATCGTACGCAGGATCGCGACATCATGGCCCTTATCCTTGACGAGCATAATGAGCCCCGACACGATATTGAGCGCGGCAACAAGCACGATCAGCATCAAAATGATGAACATGACATTGCGTTCGACGTTCAGTGCGTCGAAGAATGTTTTGTTTCGCTCTCGCCAATCGGTCATGATCATCGGCCGCGTGATCGCCCGGTCGATCTTGCTCTTGACCGCATCGAGCGCTTCCGGCTTCGGGACGAAAATCTCGACGACGCTCGCCTCATTGTCCTTGTTGAAGAAGCCCTGCGCTTCCGGAAGGGCCATATAGACGAACAGATTATCGAATTCCGCCATGCCGATCTGAAAAATCGCAACCACCGGATAGACCTTGCTGCGCGGCGCTATGCCGAACGGAGTTTGCGCGCCATTTGCGATCAGGATTTTGAGCTTGTCGCCGATCCGAAGCCCGAGATTTTCGGCGAGTCTTTGGCCGATGGCAACGCCGCCCGCGGCATCAAAGCCTTCCAGCGTGCCCATTTTGACATTGGCGGCGATGCCCGGGAGGCGCTTGATATCGGCCTCCCGGATCCCGCGCACGAGGGCAAATGCCATGTTGGTCGTCGATGCGGCGGCGGGACTCTCGATCATCGGGATGACCAGGTCGACGCCGGGGACTGCCGAGACTTGCTTCACCACCTCGTCATAGTCGGTAAACTGGGTTTCGGCGGCCTGAAGAAAAATATGTCCGTTGATGCCGACGATCTTATCCAGCAATTCCTTATGAAAGCCGTTCATCACCGACATCACGACGATCAGCGTGGCGACTCCCAACGTAATTCCGAGAAATGAAAAAAGCGCGATGACCGACACGAAGCTCGTCTTGCGGCGCGCCCGCAAATAACGCAGAGCGATCATCCATTCGAAAGGTGCGAAGGGGCGCGTGCGCTGGGCGGCTTGCATCAGGGCCCCTTAAGACGCGCGATGGTGGCGGCCACGGAAAGATTTTCGCGGGCGCCGGTCGCCCTGGTCTTGAATTCGACGGTGCCGGACGCGAGCCCCTTTGGACCGACGA encodes:
- a CDS encoding excinuclease ABC subunit C, whose translation is MSPVPKDPPSSPEPERTAPGDTPKALIPPQDGEDIDTAADFDLNLEEAELPASVRHGAAVIRRFWQHAPAGPGVYRMIGADNEVLYVGKAKSVRNRIASYLRPSGHTNRIARMIALTASMVFVSTETETEALLLETNYIKQMKPRFNVLMRDDKSFPYILLTGDHAAPQITKHRGARNQKGDYFGPFASVWAVNRTLNALQRAFLLRSCSDSYYANRTRPCLLFQIKRCSAPCTGEIDEASYAELVREARAFLSGKSRAVRDQLAAEMAQAAEMMEFERAARLRDRIAALSAIQGSQGVNPKTVEEADVFAIVEQAGQFCVEVFFFRTFQNWGNRAYFPRADKSLTPEEVLDSFLAQFYADIPPPRLILLSHAIENRGILEQALCERFGRKIEIGVPQRGEKKELVEQARQNAREALGRKLSETASQEKLLAALVQPFGLSGVPRRIEVYDNSHVMGTNAVGAMVVAGPAGFMKTHYRTFNIKDNDLTPGDDYGMMREVLRRRFARLVKDEAAGTEGLGDLPDDLNGGETEDDSAASFPNRPDLILIDGGQGQFDAARKVLSDLGVTGVAVAAIAKGPDRNAGRESFYVDGKEPFKLSPRDPALYFVQRLRDEAHRFAIGTHRARRKKEFTKSPLDEIQGIGPARKRALLHAFGTAKAISRATLSDFEKVPGINAATARLVYDFFHERGR
- the pgsA gene encoding CDP-diacylglycerol--glycerol-3-phosphate 3-phosphatidyltransferase: MAITTVSRNLGVAWNVPNILTYGRVAVVPVVVGCLFWPEIDGMRWIALGFFIAAAITDFLDGYLARALSQQSSLGQMLDPIADKLLVSAVLMMLVADHTIASYSLSAAIIILCREILVSGLREFLAELKVSIPVSKVAKWKTTLQLAALGFLIAGPSGDEIIPGVTKAGLVLLWLSALLTLYTGWDYLKAGLKEMINE
- the moaD gene encoding molybdopterin converting factor subunit 1 — its product is MKALYFAWVRERIGKAEEEIAPPAGINTVADLMNWLSGKGENYAAAFENMKTLRAALDHTHVKHDTPIANAREIAFFPPMTGG
- a CDS encoding molybdopterin synthase catalytic subunit, producing the protein MSARIVVRVQKEIFDIEAEASALTRGRTDIGALVTFTGFCRDENGALTALEIEHYPGMAEAEITRVVNEATARWPLEGVVALHRYGLIRPGEPIVLVATASLHRGEAFLAASFLMDFLKTEAPFWKKQHLADQTSGDWVAAKAQDDAAAQKWRV
- a CDS encoding DNA polymerase III subunit chi, with amino-acid sequence MTEVWFYHLQRQPLENVLPHLVEKSLEKGWRVVVQANSDERLDALDQSLWTYSDASFLAHGRARDGDAELQPVYLTTDVENPNGAALRLFVEGVDMTKALAGADPAYVRAIALFDGNNEEELLLAQEQWKKLKDLGFALTYWQQGDNGRWEKKG
- a CDS encoding copper oxidase, whose product is MLSRRSFVSLALASGATTFARAGTTDSAPTILRIERRTLEVNGKAASVFGLQQPDGSFGITTEVGKPFRVHLENHIDRPSLIHWHGLTPPWEEDGVAGVSAASIPPGGSADYDFQLPFGGTFWMHSHYGLQEQSLMSAPLIIHDASDKADQQEVVMMLADFSFTPPEQIFEQLRKGGALARAHIHHMAMSAEEMAAMPQMAAPPTESKPDLNDVKYDAFLANDRTLADPQIVKVEQGGHVRLRVINGSSMSNYHIDLGPLDGDLIAVDGLPIVPVRGRIFPIAVAQRLDIMLTFPQPAGAYPILAKLEGERQQTGIILRAGAAEVTKIPETAEAATPPLTLDLESRLQAATPLKPRMPNLRYTLNLTGSMEGYQWSINDVVWSPDAPPLGLVKGDRVELILVNRTNMPHPMHLHGHPFQVVAIGGNRFAGALRDTMLVPAKTTVAIAFDANNPGLWAFHCHLLYHMEAGMFTTFRYS
- the mgtE gene encoding magnesium transporter encodes the protein MTHIDDRSETESQNLDRNASETSIYDENGAIVPKFLHDVTVAIETGNTAELQALAGCLHEADLGLLIVSLEPELRPKLIEMMGSEFDFAALTEMDDHIREEILAELPNQTVAEGVRDLESDDAVSILEDLEPEDQAEILDALPAADRVQLQRSLDYPEYSAGRLMQTTFVTAPPFWSAGHAINVMRDTDEEELPDSFFEIFIVDPAYRLLGNIFLDTLLRARSTAKLEEIMSSDRRRVKASDDREEVARIFQRYNLVSVPVVDEAERLVGVITIDDIVDVIQEEADAEVKALGGVSDEEELSDTVWWTAKSRFAWLFVNLITAFIASSVLGLFEGSLQKMVALAVLAPIVASQGGNAATQTMTVAVRALATRELSRMNAARIILREVMVGALNGAAFGVITGAVAGLWFGMAGIGVVIALAMLTNLVAGALGGILIPQLLARYDIDPAVSSGAFVTTVTDVVGYGSFLGIATLWFSLG
- a CDS encoding polysaccharide deacetylase, translating into MYAKVTRMAWQSSAGAIVLLPTLMLHPTAANTPCAPEALGVSRTLPIGTAGGLQVGLKTYPQSLVLEDHEVVLTFDDGPAAETTPAILNALAKECVKATFFIIGRNAESLPSIVKRQVAEGHTVGHHSYSHPAVTLRQLSEHAARDEILKGFAADDKAAYGTAVGAPRVPFFRFPGFADTPQLVDWLATQNVAVFGADFWASDWLDITPEKELALILERLEKERRGVLLLHDTRHQTAAMLPQLLREMKQRGFKIVHIVPGSQPNATRAAPEGWTSETDKIIADVFAKSHHHARAHSPAKNGAMGETKAPDAMPPTSEPKGPPSPAQ